The Pedobacter ginsengisoli region CCATCCTGTCCAGATACCTAGTTTAGGGGCAGATTCATTTTTTTCACCCAAACCTGGAGTAAAAGGCCCTTCAGCTAAAAAGACCTGTATCTTTTGGTAATCGGTTTCAAATAACAAATTATTCTGAAGGTAATAAGCCCAAATGTCACTTTCAAACGTTTTGCACCAATCTAAGTGTTTTTGAGTATATCCTATTTTTACAGAGTCAGGAACAATATCAGCAAGTACCTCATCCATAAAATATAAAATTTTCCCGTTATAAACCATTTTTGAGAGTAAGGTTCTGTCTTCATCCCGTTCATGAAACAATTCTTCGCGTGCATAAGTTTCAGCTATCCTTGGAACGATGTATTCAGGAGTAAAACGCCGGGAAAGGTAAGTTGGTACACTTTGCACAATAGCTTTATAAAACTTACTGTCTTTTCCCATAAACATATCCAGTCCAATACCCATATAATTATCTCCAATTGGCGTTTGAACAGCAAAGCCAGAAACAAAAGATATAAACCTGGGAACTTTTGCCTTGGGGTAATAATGAAGGATATACTTAAAGCTTTCAGATAAGTCCTTTTCTATCGGTGTTATATCCTTAAATACATTGTCAACCTCTTTGTTTAGGTCTGTGTAAGCAGAATCTTTGTATAAAGTGGTTAGGATCTGCTCATTTGTATAGTCAAAATTACCAACCATCCGATGTACATAATCATCATAAAATACGTCGTATTTTTTTGTCAGGAATTCATTAGTCTTATCCAAGCTGTTAGCTTTTCCGGTATACAAATCCTTGTCAAACCGAGCAATTTTTACATCTAAATGTATCTCACTAACATCAGGTTTAGTACTTTGGGTGCACGAAACCAGCAGCAAAGAAAAAAAAGCGGGCACAAATAGAAAAAATAGATAGCTTTGATGAAATTTTACGTTATATATCATTGTAAACAAATATAAAGTAAGTTTATTCAAGCTTCATAGGCATTAAAGGAAAATATATTTATATGAAACACACACTTATCGGGATACTATTATTATTTGTAACAGGAAGTGTTTTTGCACAAGATTCTTCATCTCCATATTATGGTTTTAGACTAGGGTTAACAGCTCATCCGACAATAGGTTGGGTAAAGCCTCAGGTGGGCAAAAGTAATGGGGTTTCACTTGGATTTTCATATGGCTTAATGGGCGATTTTAATTTCGCTGAGAATTATAGTTTCGCAACAGGACTTACCATTACTACAATTAACGGTAAAAGTACACAGATAATTACGCAGGAAACCAATCCTCCCACCCAAACACCTTACGAACTTAAATATAAGCTTCAATATATTGAAGTGCCTCTTACAGTAAAGCTAAAAACTGTAAGGATTAACGATGTCCGTTGGTATGGTCAGTTTGGTTTATCAAACGATTTTAATATTGGAGCCAAACAAGATGCTGATGCCGGAGGGAAATCAAGCTCTCGTGACGAAAATATTTCGAAATCTATTAAATTATATCGTGCCGGATTAATATTAGGCGCAGGCGCCGAGTTTGACCTTAGCGGAAATGCAAGTATTGCAGCGGGGTTAACATATAACAATGGCTTTACAAATATTACTACTAATAAAAGCAATAATATTCGTAACCATTATCTGGGTATTAATTTTGGCGTTTTCTTTTAATAAACTTACTTATCAGCATTTTTTACAATTATAAGCAACATGAATATAGCACTGGCGCAGCTCAACTACCACATTGGCAATTTCGAATACAACACCCAGAAAATAATTGACAACATTAAGTTGGCAAAAGATAAAGGAGCTGATCTGGTTGTATTTGCTGAGCTCGCTATTTGTGGTTATCCGCCACGCGATTTTTTAGAGTTTGATGAATTTATTGGTTTATGCGAAACAGCTGCTCAGGAAATTGCCACTCATTGTAATGGTATCGCCTGTATAGTGGGCTTGCCTGTTAAAAATGAGGTGCTTGCCGGTAAAGATTTGTATAATGCAGCATATTTTATAGAGGAAGGAAAAGTAAAAGCTATTACAAAAAAAGCACTTCTGCCAAATTATGATGTATTTGATGAATATCGGTATTTTGAACCTGCAACTCAGTTTCAATGTATAGAGTTTAAAGGGCGCAAGATTGCGTTAACCATTTGCGAAGATCTATGGAACATTAACAATAATCCGTTATATGTTTCCAATCCAATGGACGAATTGATTAAACAAGGGCCTGATCTTATGATCAATATTGCCGCGTCTCCATTTTCATATTGCCATGATGATGAGAGGGTGGTGGTTCTTGCAGATAATGCTAAAAAGTATAAACTTCCTTTATTATATGTGAATCAGGTTGGGGCACAAACCGAAATTGTATTCGATGGTGGTTCCCTTGCATTTGATAAAGAAGGCAATCTCCTTGATGAGATGGCATATTTTAAAGAAGAGTTAAAAGTCTATGAGGTTGAAGGTGATGTAATTAAAGGATATACGCATAAAACTCACAGAACCATTACAGACATAGAGCAGATTTATGAAGCCCTGGTATTAGGTATTAAGGATTATTTTGTAAAGTCAGGCTTTAAAAAAGCAGTATTGGGCCTTTCAGGTGGTATAGATTCTGCAGTGGTATGTGCACTGGCTTGCCGTGCACTAGGTTCAGAGAACGTAATGGCAGTGTTAATGCC contains the following coding sequences:
- the gldB gene encoding gliding motility lipoprotein GldB translates to MIYNVKFHQSYLFFLFVPAFFSLLLVSCTQSTKPDVSEIHLDVKIARFDKDLYTGKANSLDKTNEFLTKKYDVFYDDYVHRMVGNFDYTNEQILTTLYKDSAYTDLNKEVDNVFKDITPIEKDLSESFKYILHYYPKAKVPRFISFVSGFAVQTPIGDNYMGIGLDMFMGKDSKFYKAIVQSVPTYLSRRFTPEYIVPRIAETYAREELFHERDEDRTLLSKMVYNGKILYFMDEVLADIVPDSVKIGYTQKHLDWCKTFESDIWAYYLQNNLLFETDYQKIQVFLAEGPFTPGLGEKNESAPKLGIWTGWQIVRKYMQENKEITLQQLMAEQDAQKILNLSKYKPK
- a CDS encoding porin family protein; amino-acid sequence: MKHTLIGILLLFVTGSVFAQDSSSPYYGFRLGLTAHPTIGWVKPQVGKSNGVSLGFSYGLMGDFNFAENYSFATGLTITTINGKSTQIITQETNPPTQTPYELKYKLQYIEVPLTVKLKTVRINDVRWYGQFGLSNDFNIGAKQDADAGGKSSSRDENISKSIKLYRAGLILGAGAEFDLSGNASIAAGLTYNNGFTNITTNKSNNIRNHYLGINFGVFF
- a CDS encoding NAD+ synthase; this translates as MNIALAQLNYHIGNFEYNTQKIIDNIKLAKDKGADLVVFAELAICGYPPRDFLEFDEFIGLCETAAQEIATHCNGIACIVGLPVKNEVLAGKDLYNAAYFIEEGKVKAITKKALLPNYDVFDEYRYFEPATQFQCIEFKGRKIALTICEDLWNINNNPLYVSNPMDELIKQGPDLMINIAASPFSYCHDDERVVVLADNAKKYKLPLLYVNQVGAQTEIVFDGGSLAFDKEGNLLDEMAYFKEELKVYEVEGDVIKGYTHKTHRTITDIEQIYEALVLGIKDYFVKSGFKKAVLGLSGGIDSAVVCALACRALGSENVMAVLMPSKYSSDHSIQDALDLVKNIGCEHEIIPIKEAADAFDSMMAPAFKGLPFNLTEENIQARCRGIIVMAMSNKFGYILLNTSNKSECAVGYGTLYGDMCGAIGVIGDVYKTQVYQLANYINKDGIVIPENSIVKPPSAELRPGQKDSDSLPDYDILDKILFQYIELKQSSSAIIAQGYDEALVRRIIKMVNTAEFKRYQTPPILRVSPKAFGMGRRMPIVGKYLS